TCCATAAATAAGGATCTTGAGAGGCGAGCCTTTCCGAGACAGTTCACCTATCAAGAACTACTTGCAGCAACAAAAGGCTTTGCAGATGAAGCGCGATTAGGCCAAGGTGGTTCAGGAGAAGTTTACAAAGGAATCATACAAGACCTTTGCTGTGCAGTTGCTGTCAAGAGAATATTTGCAGATTCCGATTGGTATGAGAAGATCTTCACCAACGAGGTCCAAATAATAAGCCGGGTTATACACAGAAACGTGGTTCAATTCATAGGATGGTGTTACGACCAAAGCGAGTGCTTACTTGTTTATGCATATATGCCTAACGGTAGCCTTGACACACATCTATTTGGCTCTAGAAAACCAACATTGCCCTGGCATATAAGGTACAAAATAGCCTTAGGGTTGGCTACAGCCCTTCATTATCTACACGAAGAGGCGGAGCAGTGCATCCTTCATAGGGATGTTAAATCAGCTAACGTATTGTTGGACAATGATTTCAACACTAAGCTTGGTGATTTTGGGATTGCGAAGTTCGTGGACTCTCAGCTGAACACACCCATAAAGGGGGTGGCAGGGACTTTGGGCTACATGGCACCGGAATATGCCAACCATGGGAGGGTTAGCAAAGAGTCGGACATATTTAGTTTTGGAGTTGTGGCCTTGGAAATTGCTTGCGGAAGGAGGACTTACCGGAACGGAAAATATCACTTGCCCCTCTTCGGGTGGGTGTGGCAATCATATGGTGAAGGTAAACTTCTTGATGTAGCTGATGAGAAATTGGAAATGGACTATGATAGAAAGGAAATGGAATGCTTGCTAATTGTGGGGTTATGGTGCACTAACCCTAATGACAAAGAAAGACCAAAAGCGGGACAAGTCATGAAGATTCTTCAGCTTGAAGCACCATTGCCGGAACTTCCAGATGACATGCATGGTCAGCCACTGCCTCAAGATCTACAGCAATTAGCAGGACTGGACTCCCACGTATCTTTAACTTCTAGCTTAAACACTGTGGGTCGTTAAAACGACCATAGCTAGCTACGAATAGTAATTAGTAGATGTATTGACATTTGTAATTATCCTCTTGAATCTAGATTTTGTTTCTGTTAACTATATATTAGGTTTATAGCAATTAAGTCGTAAGAGTATTTAAGTCATTATACGTCTTGAGTATGTAATTCAGTAATTGTTGTAACCAATTCAAATATGCAAGTGATCGAATAGAAGATATAAAGAATTCAGTAATTGTTGTAACCAATTCAAATATTCAATCGTGCATAAAGGGAGGCGTACCTTTTGAAATTTACTGCTAGGTCGCCAAAGACCTGTTTTAAATTTACTTTCTCCTTAGGTGGGATGGGAAATGCATGTTTTGTTTTTGCTCCCACGTGAATCAATACACAGATAACCGTATCCAGACGTATCCGTAATTCCGTACGTATCAGGGCTTTTTCGTACATATCCTGGCGTAGCCGCACGTGTCCGTGGGTATCATATCTACGAGGCAAAATAGAACAAGCTTCAAGAAGCAAATTAGCAGAGCAATGGGAACAGTAACAGCTCCAGCGCCATGGAAGCAGCTTCTTCTCAGTGCCTTGGAAGCCAACGCCCACCTCAGACACTCTTCCTACTTTCAGCTCGTATGCCTCTCTCTCTCTCTCTGAATCACTCAATTTGTTGTTAAAGTTTGAATCTTTGAATGTAAATGTGATGTTTTGATGATGGGTTTCACTCAATTTTTCTTTAAAGGTTGAAACTTTGAATGTAACTGTGATGTTTTGATGATGGGTTTTTCAGGCAACGATCGGTTCTAATGGGAGACCTTCAAATCGGACTGTGGTTTTCAGGTAACTTTATCTCTGTTTTCTCTCTTTGAAAGGTAAAGATGATAACTTTACTGGGAAAACTTTCAGGGGATTTCAAGAGGACAGTGATAAGATTCAGATAAACACTGATTGCAGAACCCGTAAGGTTATTCTTGGTCAATGCAATTGTGGGTTTTTGTTGAATTTACTATTTCTGCTAGTGTTGGTTAGACAATTTGATAGTGTTGGTTTTAAATGGTGCAGATTGAGGAGCTTAAACATTGTCCTTTTGCTGAGGTAATTGATCTTTGAGGTATAATCCAGGCATTGGTTTTGACAACTCTCTGCATTGTATCGATTTGCATTAAGAAGTGAAAGCTTCTTTTAGGGTTAGATTGTGTTATCTTTTGGCTGTTCTTGTGCTTAGAGTTAATTTTATATGTTGTAGATATGTTGGTACTTCACCGACTCTTGGGAGCAATTTCGGATCAATGGAACAGTTGATATTATTGATGGATCCAATTCTGATCCCATGAAACTTCAGGTGAGATTACAAATTTGTTGCAAACTACTAAACCAACCGAATGTGTGGGGAAGTCCTAGTTTCCATTTTAGATAAAATGATAGAGATGAATTGATGATGAAATGATAACCATAATGTGGTTTAAGCAATGGAAGACCATTAAGGTTTGAGATTTATGTATCCTTTTCTTATTAAATAGGTTTGTTACAGAACTAGATCCAGTACAAAAGTTTTTCACAATAGATAGTATCAGGGTTAGATTTTGCTAGTTTGGCAGTTCTAATTGACATTGCGTAGACTCAGTATTGAGCTTACCTTTGCTAAACTGGAATTGGCAAATACAAGTCTATGATTAAATCTACTAATCACACTGCATAATTGACTCATAGGAGATTCTCTCTGCCAACGACAGAGGCCTATTTTATACCTAACATTAACTACATTCTCGGATTAGAATTCCATTACATTCTGCAATATGATTCTCATGTGACTACACACAGGACATGTTCTAGGCTCATAAAGCTAGGTGGGAAGGTTTAAGCTGGGTACATCAGGAAAAATGGAAAATGCAGTTGTGTTTTTTTGGTTTGCAATTTCAGTGACATGATATTGAAATCACACAACTTCGTTCATTTCCTTTAGGAGAGCAACTCTGAACATTGTTTCTCAAATGAAATGTCTGTTCCCAATTGAGCATATGTGGGTTCCGATATTACAGTCTAGACACTGGTAGCATTCAAGCTTTTACTTACCTTCAGACGCATAATGTATTCCTCTAAAATTGCCTGCTGCAGCAAAGAGAAAAATCTTGGTTTGCCGGTTCTTTGAGATCAAGACTGCAGTATTTGGGACCAAGTCCAGGTCTCCCCAATCCAAGTGAACAACCAGCCAATGAAGTCTCTCTAGATCCTTCTACAGGCCCAGTTGGGGCATTTTGTTTGCTTGTTCTAGATCCACATCAGGTATTTCTATAGCCTCTCTAATCTTGCATTGTTTGAAAATGTATTTGGTTTCCTGCTTAATTTCTCTGGGTTTTTAACATCTGACAGGTTGATTACTTGAATCTGAAGAGTAACCAGAGGCTGTCATTCACATCCACTCCAAGTTCCGATGGAGAAAAGAGCTGGACTTCAGAAAAGGTTAATCCTTAAGCTCCTAATAAGCATGAAAGAAGTTGCCACACTTCCAAAAAAAAAAGCAAAAGAAGTTGCCTGTGATTGCTTATATAGCATAAATATTCTCAAATGCAGATTCTTATTCCTTCAAGGCTGTAATTTAAAAGGATCTATTTGTATGACTTTATCATGTGAATCTTCATTCATATCATATAGATCAGTTCTACTGGAGAGGTGATTGTAATCTACTCAGAAAGCATGCTGACCTTGCTCATTACTTGTAATATATGAATATCTTTCTCTGTATCTATTATCTATCTACCTCTTCATTCATAAATAAATGAAAGGATATTACACCCAAGAAAAAAAAAAAATTAAGGGTAGAGTAGAAACCCGCACAGATGAAGGGGAAGTAAAGTAAAATGCCCTGTTATATTCATCAATAATTTTACTTGTTTACACCCACAATCTCAAGTTCAGAAAAATGGTACAGTAACACATCAGATACATGCAATAAAGAATAATAGACTGGAAAGACCCTTCACTCAATCCTCCTGTGTCAGCTATTGAAATCCATAGCAACTAATAGACCAAAAAATAAAGAAATTCAAAGGCACTAGCATTGAGGCAGGTCTGCAGGAGGGTGAGGAAGTGATTCAAGCTTTCCTTTTCCATTCTTTACAACAAGCACTGTTCCTAATCCCCATGACTGGTGTATGTCCAAATGACAATGCATAAACCAAACCCCTGCAGTTAATTTGGTCATCCATTTAGTCAATAAAGTTTATTCCCCAAACTTACTACTTCAGTACTTACTATAAACCTCAGTATTTCTAACAAGTTCAAACATGTATAACTATACATTTACCAAACATAAACCTTACCAGGATTGTCAGCGATGAAACGAATAGCAGCCCATCCACCAACTGGAACTCCAATCGTGTTCATATAGGGTGGATCGACCAAGTTGAAGCTTGCATTTTGGGGACTGTAGTTCCCAGTACCATAGCCAACTACATAGAAGCTATAGCCATGAAGATGAATTGGATGGTTCTCAGTAGTGACAGTCCCGGTGTCCTGCAAAATGAGTTGCACTCTAGTACCATATTCAAGGACCAAGGTCCTAGTCCCATTGGATATTGCCTCTGTATTATTAGGAATACTATTAGGTGCTCCATTAACAAAGTCATAAAACTTCTGGGGTACCTTAGGGAAGTCCTCAGTGAAATACCCATTTATCCTCTTATAATAAGCTTCCAGGACTGAAACTTTAGGCTTCACAAAACTTATATTGTTCATTGATGCTGCCATAACGCCATTGTTAAGGCCTTGGCAATCTTTCTTGGGTGTCTTGGAGTGACACTTCTGAACATTTAACCCAATGGTGACAAAAAGCTCACTGTCAATCTTTCTGGGGACGTTAACAGGTGCAGTTAAGCTCCTTAATCCATCCATTACCGTCTTAACGGCGAGATTATCATTAAAGCTAGGTAGCTTAGCAGGTAAAGAGAAGCTATTAGGTACAGCCCCCAAGTATTGAAAGTAAGCAACGGATGAAATGTTTTGGAACTTGACACCCTTAGCTGACATGTAAGGTCCCATGGCCATGGAGTATTTTCCCTGGGGCTGATCGGCAGTGACCAAAACTACCATAGTCTGGCCTGGTCCGAGCATCACTCGGTCTGTGGTGAACGGCTTTGTGTACTCTGCATCAGCTTCAACTATAGTCAGATTGTGATTGGCAATGGCAAAGAAGCTCTCTACATTTAAGCCTGCATGTACTAGCCTTAGCATGTATGTCTTCCCAGATACCACATCAATTTGATATACATCTGAAAGAATCCACAAACATTTACACAGGAAAATATTAGTCGACTTTAGTAACTATACGCATCACACGACACTGACAAATGGGAGACTCATGCCTTATGTACACAAGTGTAATGTATCAAATATACCAAGTATACCAAGTATATTTTTGATCACATATCTCATATAGGCAACTGAGTCTCAGCATTTTAGTCGCTGAAACATGATGATTAGATATGATGTATATAAGATCACATTCCCTACATTACCATTGTTAGAGCAGTTGTAATTGGGGCCTGGGTGGCCATTGATTGTAAAGGCACTTGCAGGTGTAGGAGGTCCTCCGCTTGCTGCAGTGTCATGCTCAAGTTGTACAACATCTTGAAGCCAGTACTCCCCTGAAATATTTTCCTAGTTAGCAGAAGTAAACTTC
Above is a window of Fragaria vesca subsp. vesca linkage group LG7, FraVesHawaii_1.0, whole genome shotgun sequence DNA encoding:
- the LOC101314323 gene encoding L-type lectin-domain containing receptor kinase IX.1-like, whose translation is MNFLSRSVHPISFDIYQFNPDTENLIYEGDAKPMSGNVQLTSLLGTYLVGWCTYAKPLHLWDSATRSLVDFKTHFTFTIDTGDKNSFSDGFAFFLAPFGCPVPANSAGAFLGLFNRDTCFDEQSENQILVVEFDTYPDRWDPHEPHVGININKITSAVTARWNFSSKQSGKVANAMITYNATTKDLQVFWTYEEDVVFDHSLSLHIDLRNVLPEWVTIGFSAATGETVETHVIHSWHFFSSPVPDEKSSYRIMKYSQRRKVILMARLAAVPLLILMLGVALCYWLVVNKNRKASTYGQDLNHSKTVTSINKDLERRAFPRQFTYQELLAATKGFADEARLGQGGSGEVYKGIIQDLCCAVAVKRIFADSDWYEKIFTNEVQIISRVIHRNVVQFIGWCYDQSECLLVYAYMPNGSLDTHLFGSRKPTLPWHIRYKIALGLATALHYLHEEAEQCILHRDVKSANVLLDNDFNTKLGDFGIAKFVDSQLNTPIKGVAGTLGYMAPEYANHGRVSKESDIFSFGVVALEIACGRRTYRNGKYHLPLFGWVWQSYGEGKLLDVADEKLEMDYDRKEMECLLIVGLWCTNPNDKERPKAGQVMKILQLEAPLPELPDDMHGQPLPQDLQQLAGLDSHVSLTSSLNTVGR
- the LOC101306166 gene encoding pyridoxine/pyridoxamine 5'-phosphate oxidase 2-like, with the translated sequence MGTVTAPAPWKQLLLSALEANAHLRHSSYFQLATIGSNGRPSNRTVVFRGFQEDSDKIQINTDCRTRKIEELKHCPFAEICWYFTDSWEQFRINGTVDIIDGSNSDPMKLQQREKSWFAGSLRSRLQYLGPSPGLPNPSEQPANEVSLDPSTGPVGAFCLLVLDPHQVDYLNLKSNQRLSFTSTPSSDGEKSWTSEKVNP
- the LOC101314609 gene encoding laccase-6-like; its protein translation is MVRFSTSLLLWASLLLILGYNVLVMAQWPSGGQTRFYDFKVQSTRVAKLCTSKDMVTINGMFPGPVVYAQEDDRVIVKVTNETPYNTTIHWHGVRQKLSCWFDGPSYITQCPIQAGQSFTYEFTMVKQKGTFFWHAHVSWLRATVYGALIVYPKTGVPYPFKVPYEEHIIILGEYWLQDVVQLEHDTAASGGPPTPASAFTINGHPGPNYNCSNNDVYQIDVVSGKTYMLRLVHAGLNVESFFAIANHNLTIVEADAEYTKPFTTDRVMLGPGQTMVVLVTADQPQGKYSMAMGPYMSAKGVKFQNISSVAYFQYLGAVPNSFSLPAKLPSFNDNLAVKTVMDGLRSLTAPVNVPRKIDSELFVTIGLNVQKCHSKTPKKDCQGLNNGVMAASMNNISFVKPKVSVLEAYYKRINGYFTEDFPKVPQKFYDFVNGAPNSIPNNTEAISNGTRTLVLEYGTRVQLILQDTGTVTTENHPIHLHGYSFYVVGYGTGNYSPQNASFNLVDPPYMNTIGVPVGGWAAIRFIADNPGVWFMHCHLDIHQSWGLGTVLVVKNGKGKLESLPHPPADLPQC